The following are from one region of the Vicugna pacos chromosome 9, VicPac4, whole genome shotgun sequence genome:
- the CCDC97 gene encoding coiled-coil domain-containing protein 97, with translation MEAMATAAEAREPGEGCEEPSPGHWGELSWTSVASRPQDKVEAVEGAPRAPDGEDAPEAENAAVSAMLRAVAASRLPVCSQQQGEPDLTEREKVAILGQLYHEKPLVFLERFRTGLREEHLPCFGHLRGDHRADFYCAEVARQGTARPRALRTRLRNRRYAALRELIQGGEYFSDEQMRFRAPLLYEQYIGQYLTQEELSARAPAHQPPKPGTPACPLSDLLLQSYQERELQQRLLQQQEEEEACLEEEEEEEDSDEEDQRPGKDSEAWVPDSEERLILREEFTSRMHQRFLDGKDGDFDYSTVDDNPDFDNLDIVARDEEERYFDEEEPEDAPSPELDGD, from the exons ATGGAGGCCATGGCGACCGCGGCAGAGGCGAGGGAGCCCGGTGAAG GCTGTGAGGAGCCCAGTCCTGGGCACTGGGGGGAGCTGAGCTGGACGTCGGTCGCATCCAGACCCCAGGACAAGGTGGAAGCAGTAGAGGGAGCACCCAGGGCCCCGGATGGTGAAGACGCCCCGGAGGCCGAGAACGCGGCGGTGAGCGCCATGCTGCGCGCTGTGGCTGCCAGCCGCCTGCCCGTGTGCAGCCAGCAGCAGGGCGAGCCCGACCTGACCGAGCGGGAGAAGGTGGCCATCCTGGGCCAGCTGTACCACGAGAAGCCGCTCGTGTTCCTGGAGCGCTTCCGCACGGGCCTCCGCGAGGAGCACCTGCCTTGCTTTGGGCACTTGCGTGGTGACCACCGCGCGGACTTCTACTGTGCCGAGGTGGCCCGGCAAGGCACTGCCCGACCTCGCGCCCTGCGCACCCGCCTGCGTAACCGGCGCTACGCCGCCCTGCGGGAACTCATCCAAG GGGGTGAGTACTTCAGCGATGAGCAGATGCGGTTCCGGGCCCCGCTGCTCTACGAGCAGTACATCGGGCAGTACCTGACCCAGGAGGAGCTCAGTGCTCGCGCCCCGGCCCACCAGCCGCCCAAGCCCGGCACGCCCGCCTGCCCGCTCTCCGACCTGCTGCTCCAGTCCTACCAGGAGCGGGAGCTGCAGCAGCGACTGCtccagcagcaggaggaggaggaagcctgcttggaggaggaggaagaggaggaggacagcGATGAGGAAG ACCAGAGGCCCGGCAAAGACTCGGAGGCCTGGGTCCCCGACTCGGAAGAGAGACTGATCCTGCGGGAAGAGTTCACCAGCCGGATGCACCAGCGCTTCCTGGACGGCAAGGATGGGGACTTTGACTACAG caCTGTGGATGACAACCCCGACTTTGACAACCTGGACATCGTGGCCCGGGATGAGGAGGAGAGGTACTTCGACGAGGAGGAGCCTGAGGATGCGCCCAGCCCAGAGCTGGACGGGGACTGA